Proteins encoded in a region of the Victivallis lenta genome:
- a CDS encoding site-specific integrase gives MNIPVNHLVSRNGKYYFRCRLPQNGYSALSPAEIKISLRTSDQKIAISACKLLTDRLNSLVKTGAVRTMTLNEIRRILIEEYATGYIEDYARQLADYGPICPKTRKQGLAGALNIMAHYEQELNSGNPSGKQCAEATLRDVPHTGSDINLMAQEWTLMQIFLARVQYDRIAGKRFPTEYSQTLYDEIMSGNYRSAAEIREAETVLTLGELVKRYLAEKNASWGISMQSLAKAALDTLMEYFDAETDVKAVKHQNLLDYRDNVVLKLPPGRNTNPKYQGLPLMELLAKHKGKTLARKTVNLQMAQIRGFFIWCFKHEYVHRNPAEDLQLDLRHKANTERLPYSQKELQKIFENLREDRLRNWRSYKLWIPLIALYSGARMNEICQLQVDNIFTVGGIPSFEITDEGDETASVKTESSKRIVPVHPVLLQLGFLNYVLERRKEKRSRTKEVPRLWPMLKYKEGHGYAHDFSKSYRNFNKRYVTQDSKKVFHSFRHNFTDNLKQQGVQESMIAELVGHSIKSMTFARYGKEYNPEIRLENIMKLDYKIDMFEILGKMPLEDEIIAGQVEQLPKR, from the coding sequence ATGAATATCCCGGTCAATCACCTTGTATCCCGCAATGGAAAATATTACTTCCGTTGTCGTCTTCCTCAAAACGGCTACAGCGCCTTATCTCCCGCAGAGATAAAAATATCCCTTCGGACTTCTGACCAGAAAATTGCCATAAGTGCTTGTAAATTACTGACCGACAGGTTAAATTCTCTTGTGAAAACAGGAGCAGTGCGCACCATGACCTTGAACGAAATACGCCGTATTCTTATCGAAGAGTATGCAACCGGATATATCGAAGACTATGCCCGGCAACTGGCCGACTATGGGCCGATATGCCCCAAAACACGCAAGCAGGGGTTAGCCGGAGCTTTGAATATCATGGCGCATTATGAACAGGAACTCAATTCCGGCAATCCCAGCGGCAAGCAATGTGCGGAAGCAACACTCCGGGATGTTCCTCACACAGGCAGCGATATCAACCTCATGGCGCAGGAATGGACCCTGATGCAGATTTTCCTTGCGCGAGTGCAGTATGACCGGATAGCCGGGAAGCGTTTCCCTACGGAATACAGCCAGACCTTATATGATGAAATCATGTCCGGCAATTATCGTAGCGCCGCAGAAATCCGGGAAGCGGAAACCGTCCTGACGCTTGGGGAGTTGGTCAAGCGTTACCTTGCCGAAAAGAACGCCTCTTGGGGAATATCCATGCAAAGCCTTGCAAAGGCGGCGCTTGATACCCTCATGGAATACTTCGATGCGGAAACGGACGTGAAAGCCGTCAAACATCAAAACCTTCTGGACTACCGGGACAATGTGGTTTTGAAACTGCCTCCGGGCCGGAATACGAATCCGAAGTATCAGGGACTTCCACTCATGGAGTTGCTGGCGAAGCACAAAGGGAAGACGCTGGCACGGAAGACGGTCAATTTACAGATGGCGCAAATCCGGGGCTTCTTCATCTGGTGCTTCAAGCATGAATATGTCCATCGTAATCCGGCCGAGGACCTGCAATTGGATTTACGCCATAAAGCCAATACGGAGCGCTTGCCGTACTCTCAAAAAGAGTTGCAGAAAATATTTGAAAACCTGCGGGAAGACCGTTTGCGTAACTGGCGCTCCTATAAGCTCTGGATTCCCCTGATTGCTCTTTACTCCGGGGCACGGATGAATGAAATTTGTCAGCTACAGGTCGATAATATTTTCACGGTCGGGGGGATTCCCAGTTTCGAGATAACCGATGAGGGAGACGAAACAGCCAGCGTGAAAACCGAAAGCAGCAAGCGGATTGTTCCGGTTCATCCGGTGCTGTTGCAATTGGGATTCCTGAATTACGTCTTGGAGCGCCGGAAAGAGAAGCGGAGCAGGACAAAGGAAGTTCCCCGCCTCTGGCCGATGCTGAAATACAAAGAGGGGCACGGTTACGCGCATGACTTCTCGAAATCCTACCGGAACTTCAACAAGCGTTATGTGACGCAGGACAGCAAGAAGGTATTTCACAGTTTCCGGCATAATTTCACCGATAACCTGAAACAGCAGGGAGTGCAGGAAAGCATGATTGCCGAATTGGTCGGGCATTCGATAAAGTCCATGACCTTCGCCCGATACGGAAAGGAATATAACCCCGAGATTCGATTGGAAAATATCATGAAGCTCGATTATAAAATCGATATGTTTGAGATATTGGGGAAGATGCCCCTTGAGGATGAAATCATAGCCGGACAGGTGGAACAACTGCCGAAACGGTGA
- a CDS encoding transcriptional regulator, whose amino-acid sequence MSKELFVRAEEVAGVLGISKPYAYKLVREMNEELKQKGFLTIPGRVSRNYFEEKFYGLRENQ is encoded by the coding sequence ATGAGCAAGGAACTGTTTGTACGGGCCGAGGAAGTGGCCGGGGTGCTGGGTATCTCCAAACCCTACGCCTACAAGCTGGTGCGGGAGATGAACGAGGAACTGAAGCAGAAGGGTTTCCTCACCATCCCCGGACGGGTGAGCAGGAATTACTTTGAGGAAAAGTTCTATGGACTGCGGGAAAATCAGTAA
- a CDS encoding class I SAM-dependent methyltransferase, translated as MEYSKEDLMEAKKQIWGVGENMGTEESKKIWEENAQFWDNAMGDESNEFHREVVRPKVTELLSPNPADYILDIACGNGNYSSYLAQRGASVVAFDYSKKMIELAKRRQSQYAKQIEFCVADATDRKSILELKRNRAFTKAVSNMAIMDITDIEPLLMAVYELLQESGIFVFATQHPCFVTLTEKYMTPHSYYDIAIEGQPKEQIYYHRSIQDIFNLCFRAGFVIDGFYEECFKTNKEIPMVMIVRLKKVKRDNLK; from the coding sequence ATGGAATATAGTAAGGAAGATTTAATGGAAGCAAAAAAGCAAATTTGGGGAGTGGGAGAGAACATGGGAACAGAGGAAAGTAAAAAAATCTGGGAGGAGAACGCACAATTTTGGGATAATGCAATGGGTGACGAATCTAATGAATTTCACAGAGAGGTAGTGCGTCCCAAAGTAACGGAACTTCTATCTCCTAATCCTGCGGATTACATTTTGGATATTGCGTGTGGCAATGGAAATTATTCTTCGTATCTTGCACAAAGAGGCGCTTCGGTTGTCGCTTTTGATTACAGCAAAAAAATGATAGAATTGGCTAAAAGACGGCAATCACAATATGCAAAACAAATTGAATTTTGTGTGGCGGATGCGACCGATAGAAAAAGTATATTAGAATTAAAAAGAAATCGAGCCTTTACGAAAGCAGTTTCTAATATGGCAATTATGGATATTACGGATATTGAACCACTTCTTATGGCTGTTTATGAACTGTTGCAGGAAAGCGGAATTTTTGTCTTTGCAACGCAACACCCTTGTTTTGTCACGTTGACTGAAAAATATATGACACCGCACAGTTACTATGATATAGCGATTGAAGGGCAACCGAAAGAGCAGATTTATTATCATCGTTCCATACAAGATATTTTTAACCTTTGTTTTAGAGCTGGATTTGTCATTGATGGATTTTATGAAGAATGTTTCAAAACCAACAAAGAAATTCCTATGGTAATGATAGTAAGGCTTAAGAAGGTAAAACGTGATAACTTAAAATAA
- a CDS encoding DNA methylase, with protein MTARVYIAIDLKSFYASAECADRKLDPLTTNLVVADQSRTDKTICLAVSPALKACGIPGRPRLFEVVQKVRQVNAQRQRIAPGHRFSGKSVSAPELAANPSLELDYIVAVPRMARYIEVSSQIYGIYLKYVSPDDIHVYSIDEVFIDATSYLKLYKLSAHDFTMKLIREVLANTGITATAGIGTNLYLAKIAMDIVAKHIPADKDGVRIAELDEQSYREKMWSHRPLTDFWRVGKGYASKLEAAGMYTMGDVARMSVRNEDLLYRMFGINAELLIDHAWGWEPVTIAEIKAYKPENNSISSGQVLQEPYEFDKGKLVAREMTDQLVLDLVEKHLVTDQLVLTVGYDASNLTDSDRRMRYAGPVRIDHYGREIPKEAHGSVNLDRFTSSGRIITDAMMKLFDRRVDPNLLVRRITVVAAHVLNEKDIPAAPEEQPDLFADYEALKKKKAAEQAELDKEKRLQQAVLNIKKRMGANAILKGMNLEKGATGKVRNEQIGGHRK; from the coding sequence ATGACAGCGCGCGTCTACATAGCCATTGACCTGAAGTCCTTTTACGCCTCGGCGGAGTGTGCCGACCGGAAGCTCGATCCGCTCACGACCAATCTTGTGGTTGCCGACCAGTCCCGGACGGACAAGACGATCTGTCTCGCGGTTTCCCCGGCGCTGAAAGCCTGCGGCATCCCCGGACGGCCGCGCCTGTTCGAAGTGGTGCAGAAGGTCCGGCAGGTCAACGCCCAGCGGCAGCGCATCGCGCCGGGACACCGATTCAGCGGCAAGTCCGTGAGCGCCCCGGAACTGGCGGCGAACCCGTCCCTGGAACTGGACTACATCGTCGCCGTGCCGCGCATGGCCCGTTACATCGAGGTCAGCTCGCAGATCTACGGCATTTACCTGAAATACGTCTCGCCGGACGACATCCACGTCTATTCCATCGACGAGGTGTTCATCGACGCGACCTCTTATCTGAAACTTTACAAACTCTCCGCCCATGATTTCACGATGAAGCTGATCCGGGAGGTGCTCGCCAATACCGGAATCACCGCCACGGCGGGAATCGGCACGAATCTGTATCTCGCCAAAATCGCAATGGATATCGTGGCGAAACACATTCCCGCAGACAAGGACGGCGTCCGAATCGCCGAACTGGACGAGCAGTCCTACCGGGAAAAGATGTGGTCACACCGACCGCTTACAGACTTTTGGAGAGTCGGCAAAGGATATGCCAGCAAACTGGAAGCCGCCGGGATGTACACGATGGGTGATGTTGCCCGGATGTCGGTCCGAAATGAGGATTTGCTTTACCGAATGTTCGGCATCAATGCGGAACTGCTGATCGACCATGCCTGGGGCTGGGAGCCGGTCACTATCGCGGAGATCAAGGCATACAAACCGGAGAACAACAGCATCAGTTCCGGTCAGGTTCTGCAGGAGCCGTATGAATTTGACAAAGGGAAACTGGTCGCTCGCGAGATGACCGACCAGCTGGTGCTCGATCTCGTGGAAAAACATCTCGTGACCGATCAGCTGGTCCTGACCGTGGGATATGACGCCTCCAATCTGACCGATTCGGACCGCCGCATGAGATATGCCGGGCCGGTTCGAATCGACCATTACGGCAGAGAGATTCCCAAGGAGGCACACGGCTCGGTTAACCTTGATCGCTTCACCTCATCCGGCAGAATTATTACGGATGCCATGATGAAACTGTTCGACCGCCGCGTCGATCCGAATCTGCTGGTTCGGCGCATCACCGTTGTGGCGGCGCACGTCCTTAACGAGAAGGACATCCCGGCTGCCCCGGAGGAGCAGCCCGATCTTTTCGCGGATTACGAGGCGCTGAAAAAAAAGAAAGCGGCGGAACAGGCGGAGCTGGACAAGGAGAAGCGTCTTCAGCAGGCAGTTCTCAACATCAAAAAACGTATGGGAGCGAATGCCATCCTCAAGGGCATGAATCTGGAGAAAGGCGCGACAGGCAAGGTGCGGAACGAACAGATAGGAGGACATCGGAAATGA
- a CDS encoding helix-turn-helix domain-containing protein: MTVGEKIKKIRTFRGMTQKELGLAVGFEEKGADNRIAQYETNYRVPKRELLDKIAQALRVDFQNFYTLRPGCAEDFMRTFFWLDEDSPGSIRLFQLVRNPGKTGASDDTAVRYNDTDDWPAQPPVGIYFNYGLVDEFMREWLLRQQELHAGEITREEYFEWKINWPCTCDDSKRFDYYVPWRKEK; this comes from the coding sequence ATGACAGTAGGAGAAAAAATCAAGAAAATCCGAACTTTTCGAGGCATGACGCAAAAGGAATTGGGGCTGGCTGTCGGTTTTGAGGAAAAGGGAGCGGACAACCGTATTGCCCAGTACGAAACGAATTACCGTGTTCCGAAAAGGGAACTGCTGGACAAGATTGCCCAGGCGCTTCGGGTAGACTTCCAGAACTTCTACACGCTCCGTCCTGGCTGCGCCGAGGACTTCATGCGGACATTCTTCTGGCTGGACGAGGACAGCCCCGGCTCCATCCGCTTGTTTCAGCTTGTCCGCAATCCCGGCAAGACGGGGGCCTCCGATGATACCGCCGTCCGCTACAATGACACGGACGACTGGCCCGCTCAACCTCCCGTGGGCATATACTTCAACTATGGGCTGGTAGATGAGTTCATGCGGGAATGGCTCTTGCGTCAGCAGGAACTTCACGCCGGGGAAATTACCAGGGAGGAATACTTTGAATGGAAAATCAACTGGCCGTGTACCTGTGACGACAGCAAACGGTTTGACTACTATGTTCCTTGGAGAAAAGAAAAATAG
- a CDS encoding plasmid mobilization protein: protein MSAKNLDNHNRWRSKTIAFRVSPEENEQIEIAVRLSGLTKQDYITRRLLDRAVVVQGNPRVYKALRDQLAAVLGELRRIEAGGGVGDELLATIDLISMTLGGMKED, encoded by the coding sequence ATGTCTGCAAAGAACCTTGACAACCACAACCGATGGAGAAGCAAAACCATAGCGTTCCGGGTGTCCCCGGAGGAAAACGAACAGATTGAGATTGCCGTCCGCCTCTCCGGGCTGACCAAGCAGGACTACATCACCCGGCGGCTCTTAGACCGGGCCGTGGTGGTGCAGGGCAATCCCAGGGTCTACAAGGCCCTGCGTGACCAACTCGCCGCCGTCCTGGGGGAACTGCGGCGCATTGAGGCCGGGGGCGGCGTGGGGGATGAACTTCTCGCCACCATTGACCTTATCTCGATGACGCTGGGCGGCATGAAGGAGGATTGA
- a CDS encoding plasmid recombination protein, with protein sequence MARGDGIDRINARNMRLTETKIGNTQQHNEREKDSYVNQDIVLERTPLNVHFKTPSAGYREIFAQMEADGVISTRGIKEDAFRYSELVFDVNSAYFYNHGGYDFAKQFYTEAYKAAIKIVGGEQYILSAVMHADERNRAMSEALGEDVYHYHLHVVYIPVVEKEIRWTKRCKDKSLVGKVKETIMQVSMSKKWASKSILDEATGEPLCTAKGKPVLRKSYSVLQDDFFEHMRSAGYDNVERGERGSSEEHLTVMQFKTEREQERLAQLQEASALAQVEADQKNKEAAAAEKKAAQARAKLDDVAPLLKGMEKLAADFSDDSERTLPEAGPLESAKSYREKKAKPLWEKIVKVLRSVYRAYFDLKSRFERLQSAYDREVSKNGSLSTRIYEVCAERDGLKGQVRDYERVRRAIGPEQADKILEAVYQQEQAEKERKRAARPKMRVGAR encoded by the coding sequence ATGGCGAGAGGCGACGGTATTGACCGTATCAACGCAAGAAATATGAGGCTGACCGAAACCAAGATCGGCAACACCCAGCAGCACAATGAGCGTGAGAAAGATTCCTATGTCAACCAAGACATTGTATTAGAGCGGACGCCGCTCAATGTCCATTTCAAAACCCCGTCCGCTGGGTATCGGGAGATATTTGCTCAAATGGAGGCTGATGGCGTGATTTCCACCCGTGGTATCAAGGAGGACGCCTTTCGATACAGTGAGCTGGTCTTTGACGTAAACTCCGCTTACTTCTACAATCACGGCGGGTATGACTTCGCAAAACAATTTTACACCGAAGCCTATAAAGCCGCAATCAAAATCGTGGGTGGAGAGCAGTATATTTTGTCGGCGGTCATGCACGCCGACGAGCGCAACCGGGCCATGTCCGAGGCGCTGGGGGAGGACGTGTACCACTACCACCTCCATGTGGTCTATATCCCGGTGGTGGAGAAGGAGATACGCTGGACAAAGCGGTGTAAGGACAAGTCCCTGGTGGGAAAGGTCAAGGAAACGATCATGCAGGTGAGCATGAGTAAGAAGTGGGCGTCCAAGTCCATTCTGGACGAAGCTACCGGAGAACCGCTATGCACAGCTAAGGGCAAGCCCGTCCTACGAAAGTCGTACAGTGTCCTGCAAGACGATTTCTTTGAGCATATGCGCTCCGCTGGCTATGACAATGTAGAGCGCGGGGAGCGTGGCAGTTCCGAGGAACATCTGACTGTTATGCAGTTCAAGACGGAGCGTGAGCAGGAACGGCTTGCACAGCTTCAAGAGGCATCGGCGCTGGCCCAGGTTGAGGCCGACCAAAAGAATAAGGAGGCGGCAGCAGCCGAGAAGAAAGCGGCCCAGGCCAGGGCAAAGCTGGACGATGTAGCTCCCTTGCTCAAGGGCATGGAAAAGCTGGCGGCGGACTTCTCCGACGATTCAGAGCGGACGCTGCCGGAGGCGGGGCCGCTGGAATCGGCCAAGTCTTACCGAGAGAAGAAGGCCAAGCCCCTTTGGGAGAAAATCGTCAAAGTGCTGCGCTCCGTCTATCGGGCCTATTTCGACCTCAAAAGCAGGTTTGAGCGGTTGCAAAGCGCCTATGATCGGGAGGTCAGCAAGAACGGCTCTCTTTCCACCAGGATTTACGAGGTCTGCGCCGAGAGGGACGGCTTAAAAGGACAGGTCAGGGACTATGAGCGGGTCAGACGGGCCATTGGCCCAGAACAGGCGGACAAGATATTGGAGGCTGTTTACCAGCAGGAACAGGCTGAAAAGGAACGGAAACGGGCCGCAAGGCCCAAAATGAGAGTAGGCGCACGATAA
- a CDS encoding site-specific integrase, whose protein sequence is MPAYKDKAKGTWYASFYFENWTGKKEKKMKRGFKTKREALEWERTFLQQQTADLDMTFESFVALYATDMKGRIKENTWGTKEHILYKKLVPYFGKRKMSEISSKEVMAWQSEMLNYRDKNGKPYSPVYLKTLHNQLSAVFNHAVKHYKLKANPAAQVGNMGKAKGREMLFWTKAEYLKFADAMMDKPLSYYTFEMLYWCGIREGELLALTPGDFDFEKQTVSISKSYQRIKGQDVVTDPKTAKSNRVIQMPAFLCEEMEDYIKSLYAAKPTDRIFPVTKSYLHREMDRGAKEAGVKRIRIHDLRHSHISLLIDMGFTALAIADRVGHESIDITYRYAHLFPTRQAEMANKLDMERKGA, encoded by the coding sequence ATGCCAGCATACAAAGACAAGGCCAAAGGCACATGGTATGCGTCCTTTTACTTTGAGAACTGGACAGGGAAAAAGGAAAAGAAGATGAAACGGGGTTTCAAGACCAAGCGGGAGGCGCTGGAGTGGGAACGGACGTTCCTGCAACAGCAGACCGCTGACCTGGATATGACCTTTGAGAGTTTCGTGGCGCTCTACGCTACGGACATGAAAGGCCGTATCAAGGAGAACACCTGGGGGACGAAAGAGCATATCCTCTACAAGAAGCTGGTGCCATACTTCGGCAAGCGGAAAATGAGCGAGATTAGTTCTAAAGAGGTCATGGCGTGGCAAAGCGAAATGCTCAACTACCGGGACAAGAACGGCAAGCCCTACTCCCCCGTTTACTTGAAAACGCTGCACAATCAGTTGAGCGCCGTTTTCAATCATGCGGTGAAGCACTACAAGCTGAAAGCCAACCCCGCCGCCCAGGTGGGCAACATGGGCAAGGCCAAGGGCCGGGAAATGCTGTTCTGGACGAAAGCGGAGTATCTGAAATTTGCTGACGCTATGATGGACAAGCCCCTCTCCTACTATACCTTTGAAATGCTCTACTGGTGCGGTATCCGGGAGGGGGAATTGCTGGCCCTCACCCCTGGGGACTTCGACTTTGAGAAGCAGACGGTTTCCATCTCAAAATCCTATCAGCGTATCAAGGGCCAGGATGTAGTCACCGACCCCAAGACCGCCAAGAGCAACAGGGTCATTCAAATGCCCGCTTTCCTCTGTGAAGAAATGGAGGACTACATCAAGAGCCTGTATGCCGCAAAGCCGACAGACCGCATTTTCCCCGTGACGAAATCCTACCTTCACCGGGAGATGGACAGGGGAGCGAAAGAGGCGGGGGTCAAGCGGATCAGGATTCACGACCTCCGACACAGCCACATTTCCCTGCTGATTGACATGGGCTTCACCGCCCTGGCAATCGCTGACCGGGTGGGACATGAAAGTATCGACATCACCTACCGCTACGCTCACCTGTTTCCCACCCGGCAGGCGGAGATGGCGAACAAACTGGACATGGAGCGAAAGGGGGCTTAA
- the tet(W) gene encoding tetracycline resistance ribosomal protection protein Tet(W) yields the protein MKIINIGILAHVDAGKTTLTESLLYASGAISEPGSVEKGTTRTDTMFLERQRGITIQAAVTSFQWHRCKVNIVDTPGHMDFLAEVYRSLAVLDGAILVISAKDGVQAQTRILFHALRKMNIPTVIFINKIDQAGVDLQSVVQSVRDKLSADIIIKQTVSLSPEIVLEENTDIEAWDAVIENNDELLEKYIAGEPISREKLAREEQQRVQDASLFPVYHGSAKNGLGIQPLMDAVTGLFQPIGEQGGAALCGSVFKVEYTDCGQRRVYLRLYSGTLRLRDTVALAGREKLKITEMRIPSKGEIVRTDTAYQGEIVILPSDSVRLNDVLGDQTRLPRKRWREDPLPMLRTTIAPKTAAQRERLLDALTQLADTDPLLRCEVDSITHEIILSFLGRVQLEVVSALLSEKYKLETVVKEPSVIYMERPLKAASHTIHIEVPPNPFWASIGLSVTPLSLGSGVQYESRVSLGYLNQSFQNAVRDGIRYGLEQGLFGWNVTDCKICFEYGLYYSPVSTPADFRSLAPIVLEQALKESGTQLLEPYHSFILYAPQEYLSRAYHDAPKYCATIETAQVKKDEVVFTGEIPARCIQAYRTDLAFYTNGRSVCLTELKGYQAAVGQPVIQPRRPNSRLDKVRHMFQKVM from the coding sequence ATGAAAATAATCAATATTGGAATTCTTGCCCATGTAGACGCTGGAAAGACGACCTTGACGGAGAGCCTGCTATATGCCAGCGGAGCCATTTCAGAACCGGGGAGCGTCGAAAAAGGGACAACGAGGACGGACACCATGTTTTTGGAGCGGCAGCGTGGGATTACCATTCAAGCGGCAGTCACTTCCTTCCAGTGGCACAGATGTAAAGTTAACATTGTGGATACGCCCGGCCACATGGATTTTTTGGCGGAGGTGTACCGCTCTTTGGCTGTTTTAGATGGGGCCATCTTGGTGATCTCCGCTAAAGATGGCGTGCAGGCCCAGACCCGTATTCTGTTCCATGCCCTGCGGAAAATGAACATTCCCACCGTTATCTTTATCAACAAGATCGACCAGGCTGGCGTTGATTTGCAGAGCGTGGTTCAGTCTGTTCGGGATAAGCTCTCCGCCGATATTATCATCAAGCAGACGGTGTCGCTGTCCCCGGAAATAGTCCTGGAGGAAAATACCGACATAGAAGCATGGGATGCGGTCATCGAAAATAACGATGAATTATTGGAAAAGTATATCGCAGGAGAACCAATCAGCCGGGAAAAACTTGCGCGGGAGGAACAGCAGCGGGTTCAAGACGCCTCCCTGTTCCCAGTCTATCATGGCAGCGCCAAAAATGGCCTTGGCATTCAACCGTTGATGGATGCGGTGACAGGGCTGTTCCAACCGATTGGGGAACAGGGGGGCGCCGCCCTATGCGGCAGCGTTTTCAAGGTTGAGTACACCGATTGCGGCCAGCGGCGTGTCTATCTACGGTTATACAGCGGAACGCTGCGCCTGCGGGATACGGTGGCCCTGGCCGGGAGAGAAAAGCTGAAAATCACAGAGATGCGTATTCCATCCAAAGGGGAAATTGTTCGGACAGACACCGCTTATCAGGGTGAAATTGTTATCCTTCCCAGCGACAGCGTGAGGTTAAACGATGTATTAGGGGACCAAACCCGGCTCCCTCGTAAAAGGTGGCGCGAGGACCCCCTCCCCATGCTGCGGACGACGATTGCGCCGAAAACGGCAGCGCAAAGAGAACGGCTGCTGGACGCTCTTACGCAACTTGCGGATACTGACCCGCTTTTGCGTTGCGAAGTGGATTCCATCACCCATGAGATCATTCTTTCTTTTTTGGGCCGGGTGCAGTTGGAGGTTGTTTCCGCTTTGCTGTCGGAAAAATACAAGCTTGAAACAGTGGTAAAGGAACCCTCCGTCATTTATATGGAGCGGCCGCTCAAAGCAGCCAGCCACACCATCCATATCGAGGTGCCGCCCAACCCGTTTTGGGCATCCATAGGACTGTCTGTTACACCACTCTCGCTTGGCTCCGGTGTACAATACGAGAGCCGGGTTTCGCTGGGATACTTGAACCAGAGTTTTCAAAACGCTGTCAGGGATGGTATCCGTTACGGGCTGGAGCAGGGCTTGTTCGGCTGGAACGTAACGGACTGTAAGATTTGCTTTGAATACGGGCTTTATTACAGTCCGGTCAGCACGCCGGCGGACTTCCGCTCATTGGCCCCGATTGTATTGGAACAGGCATTGAAGGAATCGGGGACGCAGCTGCTGGAACCTTATCACTCCTTCATCCTCTATGCGCCCCAGGAATACCTTTCCAGGGCTTATCATGATGCACCGAAATACTGTGCCACCATCGAAACGGCCCAGGTAAAAAAGGATGAAGTTGTCTTTACTGGCGAGATTCCCGCCCGCTGTATACAGGCATACCGTACTGATCTGGCCTTTTACACCAACGGGCGGAGCGTATGCCTTACAGAGCTGAAAGGATATCAGGCCGCTGTCGGTCAGCCGGTCATCCAGCCCCGCCGTCCAAACAGCCGCCTGGACAAGGTGCGCCATATGTTTCAGAAGGTAATGTAA
- a CDS encoding helicase RepA family protein: MDSRETKRTVPVPSVGADGEQPISQTTIKSIAEETAENNPQEESLEEMLRDMRRMSDSAYLHTVSMNDLYQNIYQSRPPVIDGLLYPGTYLFAGAPKVGKSFLMAQLAYHVSTGLPLWDYPVHKGTVLYLALEDDHRRLQGRLYRMFGTEGTNDLLFAVYAKQLGVGLEEQLKKFVREHPDTKLIIIDTLQKIREAGGDKYSYANDYEVVGKLKRFADDCGVCLLLVHHTRKQQADDKFDMISGTNGLAGAADGAFLLQKEKRTDGNAVLDVAGRDQQDQRFYLTKDKERLIWTLERTETEAWTEPPDPVLEAVAALVTAESPSWAGTATELAAALQTDMKPNALAMRLNVRAGKLLTDYHIRYENSRSHAGRSISLTLEPPQA; this comes from the coding sequence ATGGATTCCAGAGAAACGAAAAGGACTGTCCCGGTTCCGTCTGTTGGCGCAGACGGGGAACAGCCCATTTCACAAACAACTATCAAAAGTATAGCAGAGGAAACGGCTGAAAACAACCCCCAAGAGGAAAGTTTGGAAGAAATGCTCCGAGATATGCGGCGCATGAGCGACTCGGCTTACCTCCACACGGTTTCTATGAACGACCTTTACCAGAACATCTACCAGAGCAGACCGCCCGTCATTGACGGTCTGCTCTACCCTGGGACATACCTCTTTGCGGGAGCGCCCAAGGTGGGCAAGTCGTTCCTGATGGCCCAGCTTGCCTACCATGTCAGCACCGGCCTCCCGCTGTGGGACTATCCCGTTCACAAGGGGACTGTCCTCTATCTGGCGCTGGAGGACGATCACCGCCGCTTGCAGGGGCGGCTATACCGAATGTTCGGCACAGAGGGCACCAACGACCTGCTCTTTGCGGTCTACGCCAAGCAGCTCGGCGTTGGCCTGGAGGAACAGCTAAAGAAGTTCGTCCGGGAACACCCGGACACCAAGCTGATTATCATTGACACCCTCCAGAAAATCCGAGAGGCTGGCGGGGATAAGTACAGCTACGCCAACGATTACGAGGTGGTGGGGAAACTGAAACGATTTGCCGATGATTGCGGCGTCTGCCTCCTGCTGGTACATCACACCCGGAAACAACAGGCCGATGATAAGTTCGATATGATCTCCGGCACCAACGGACTGGCGGGAGCAGCGGACGGAGCCTTTCTTCTTCAAAAGGAGAAGCGGACGGACGGCAACGCCGTTCTGGACGTGGCCGGGCGTGACCAGCAAGACCAGCGATTCTATCTTACCAAGGACAAGGAACGGCTGATATGGACGCTGGAGCGTACGGAAACGGAGGCATGGACAGAGCCGCCCGACCCGGTGCTGGAGGCCGTAGCCGCCCTTGTAACAGCGGAAAGCCCCTCTTGGGCAGGGACGGCCACAGAACTGGCGGCGGCGCTCCAGACTGACATGAAGCCCAATGCCCTGGCAATGCGGCTGAATGTCCGGGCCGGGAAGCTGCTGACAGACTACCACATCCGCTATGAGAACAGCAGGAGCCACGCCGGGAGAAGTATCAGCCTGACGCTGGAACCGCCCCAGGCGTGA